One part of the Truepera radiovictrix DSM 17093 genome encodes these proteins:
- the rpsO gene encoding 30S ribosomal protein S15, whose translation MALTKERKTELVSEFGGSAQNTGSTEVQIALLTERINSLSEHLKVNRKDHHSRRGLLMMVGRRKRLLKYLEQRDFEGYKALIGRLGLRR comes from the coding sequence ATGGCGTTAACGAAAGAGCGAAAAACGGAGCTTGTGAGCGAGTTCGGCGGCAGCGCGCAGAACACGGGGTCGACCGAGGTGCAGATCGCGCTCCTTACCGAGCGGATCAACAGCTTAAGCGAACACCTCAAGGTCAACCGCAAAGACCACCACAGCCGCCGCGGGCTCCTCATGATGGTCGGACGCCGCAAGCGTCTCCTTAAATACCTTGAGCAACGCGACTTCGAGGGGTACAAGGCGCTCATCGGGCGCCTCGGGCTGCGCCGCTAG
- a CDS encoding secondary thiamine-phosphate synthase enzyme YjbQ — protein sequence MTWTQKRFALAPKPRGVHLITDEVLAQLPELRALRVGLLHLFIQHTSASLTVNENASPEVRGDFERHLNVLVPEAPYFEHTLEGPDDMPAHLKGSLMGFSLLLPVSEGRLALGTWQGLYLCEHRNRGGPRTLVATLYGEAEALQGDP from the coding sequence ATGACCTGGACGCAAAAGCGCTTCGCGCTCGCCCCCAAGCCCCGTGGGGTTCACCTGATCACCGACGAGGTTCTCGCGCAGCTCCCCGAGCTCAGGGCGCTGCGCGTCGGGCTGTTGCACCTCTTTATCCAGCACACCTCGGCGAGTTTGACGGTCAACGAAAACGCCTCGCCGGAGGTGCGCGGCGACTTCGAGCGGCACCTCAACGTGTTGGTCCCCGAAGCGCCCTATTTCGAGCACACCCTCGAGGGCCCCGACGACATGCCCGCGCACCTCAAGGGCTCGCTCATGGGGTTTTCGCTCCTGCTGCCGGTCTCTGAGGGGCGCCTGGCGCTGGGCACGTGGCAGGGGCTCTACCTCTGTGAGCACCGCAACCGCGGCGGCCCCCGCACGCTCGTAGCGACCCTCTACGGGGAAGCGGAGGCGCTCCAAGGGGATCCCTAA
- a CDS encoding aldo/keto reductase, with product MQTRQLGNNLEVSALGLGCMRMTHHVDVLPDEGEMIALLRAAVERGVTFFDTAEVYGPFTNEALVGKALEPFRGEVVIATKFGFKHDPETGPSPEVGLDSRPERIRRVAEASLKRLRVDAIDLFYQHRVDPEVPIEDVAGAVKELIEAGWVKHFGLSEASAETIRRAHAVQPVTAVQSEYSLWWREVEADVLPTCEALGIGLVAYSPLGRGYLTGKIDETTTFDAADIRNQLPRFSPEARKANRALIALLAQFGREKGATPAQIALAWVLAQRPWIVPIPGTRKLERLDENLGALDVPLTPEDVEALEGALATVSVQGDRYPEHLNRMSGR from the coding sequence ATGCAAACGCGGCAACTCGGTAACAACCTGGAGGTTTCAGCCCTCGGCCTCGGCTGCATGCGGATGACCCATCACGTCGACGTCCTGCCCGACGAGGGGGAGATGATCGCCTTGTTGCGCGCGGCCGTCGAGCGCGGCGTCACCTTTTTCGACACCGCCGAGGTCTACGGCCCCTTTACCAACGAAGCGCTCGTGGGCAAAGCGCTCGAGCCCTTCCGGGGCGAGGTCGTCATCGCCACCAAGTTCGGTTTCAAACACGACCCCGAGACGGGGCCGAGCCCCGAGGTCGGGCTCGACAGCCGGCCGGAGAGGATTAGGCGGGTCGCCGAAGCGTCGCTGAAGCGGCTCCGGGTCGACGCCATCGACCTCTTCTATCAGCACCGCGTCGACCCCGAGGTGCCCATCGAGGACGTCGCGGGGGCCGTTAAGGAGCTGATCGAGGCCGGGTGGGTCAAGCACTTCGGCCTCTCCGAAGCGAGCGCCGAGACCATCCGGCGCGCCCACGCCGTGCAGCCGGTCACCGCGGTGCAGAGTGAGTACTCCTTGTGGTGGCGCGAGGTAGAAGCGGACGTGCTCCCGACCTGTGAGGCGCTCGGTATCGGTTTGGTGGCCTATAGCCCGCTGGGGCGGGGTTACCTGACGGGTAAGATCGACGAGACCACGACCTTTGACGCCGCTGACATCCGCAACCAGCTCCCGCGCTTTTCCCCGGAAGCGCGTAAGGCCAACCGGGCGCTGATCGCGCTGCTCGCGCAGTTCGGGCGGGAGAAGGGGGCCACGCCGGCCCAGATCGCCCTGGCGTGGGTCCTGGCGCAGCGGCCGTGGATCGTGCCGATCCCGGGGACGCGGAAGCTCGAGCGCCTCGACGAAAACCTCGGCGCGCTCGACGTGCCCTTGACGCCCGAGGACGTAGAGGCTTTAGAGGGCGCGCTTGCAACGGTGAGCGTGCAAGGGGACCGCTATCCCGAACACCTGAACCGGATGTCCGGGCGCTAA
- a CDS encoding aminoglycoside phosphotransferase family protein — MPARCLPPALEAFAAAHLGQGLRARFCGWDHAESSVWVLEASGRRAFLKAYHQPRKFRQEERAYRAYLPGLQKWVPELIAVCEAPAALLLGARPGALVQSAALTPDEEASLYRQAGAFLRALHAQPLVEHDPMPLAEALRRRAQAWCERAHGLVEAELVDWVRAQAAEAAGLARAAAIPRVPTHGDFTPRNWLVSGGALYVIDFEHAKADLWLTDVLKLWCTAWWARPDLARSFFVGYGRSLTALEEALVARLAALHALSTVVWARAHADVAFESQGRTLLARLRGDRFC; from the coding sequence GTGCCCGCTCGTTGCTTGCCACCCGCTTTAGAGGCGTTTGCCGCTGCTCACCTCGGCCAGGGGCTGCGGGCGCGCTTTTGCGGGTGGGACCACGCCGAGTCCAGCGTGTGGGTGCTCGAGGCGAGCGGGCGGCGCGCGTTCCTCAAAGCCTACCACCAGCCGCGCAAGTTCCGCCAGGAGGAACGCGCCTACCGCGCGTACCTGCCGGGGCTTCAGAAGTGGGTTCCTGAGCTGATCGCCGTGTGCGAGGCGCCGGCCGCGCTCCTCTTGGGGGCCAGGCCCGGTGCCCTCGTGCAGAGCGCGGCGCTCACGCCGGACGAGGAGGCGTCGCTCTACCGCCAGGCCGGGGCCTTTTTGCGCGCGCTGCACGCCCAGCCCTTGGTGGAGCACGACCCCATGCCGCTCGCCGAGGCGCTGCGCCGGCGCGCCCAGGCGTGGTGCGAGCGCGCGCACGGGCTCGTGGAGGCGGAGCTGGTGGACTGGGTGCGCGCGCAAGCCGCCGAGGCCGCCGGGCTCGCGCGCGCGGCGGCGATCCCGCGCGTGCCCACCCACGGCGACTTTACCCCGCGCAACTGGCTCGTTTCGGGCGGCGCGCTCTACGTCATCGACTTCGAGCACGCCAAAGCCGACCTCTGGCTTACAGACGTGCTAAAGCTCTGGTGCACGGCGTGGTGGGCGCGCCCCGACTTGGCCCGGAGCTTTTTCGTGGGCTATGGCCGTTCCCTGACGGCGCTCGAGGAGGCCCTTGTGGCGCGCCTCGCGGCGCTCCACGCGCTCTCAACCGTGGTGTGGGCGCGCGCGCACGCCGACGTGGCGTTCGAGTCGCAGGGCCGAACGCTGCTGGCGCGCCTTAGGGGCGATAGGTTCTGTTGA
- the pnp gene encoding polyribonucleotide nucleotidyltransferase, whose translation MNIPTAKRYSTLLGGRELIIETGKYAKLVAGSVTVRYGDTVVLVTAHMSDTAADTDFLPLTVEYEERHYAIGKIPGSFQRREGRPGTQATLNARITDRQIRPLFPKGLRNEVQVIITVLSADRENDPAMIAAIGASAALSISNIPWDGPTACVSVGYVDGQYVLYPSLQTLADSQLELTVAASEDAVLMVEASADELPEDTMVGAITFAQREMQGVIELIKRMRAEIGQEKLPVEPPLSPSEEDKERLYQEAVAAGLKEVLLTPSKKERSAKTKALRDALISKHVPEVANEEDARRVALLKEAFASAVQRESRRMILEEDLRADGRAPEDIRPIWIEVGVLPKTHGSAVFTRGETQVLGVTTLGTGKDDRLIDDLGLETSETFMLHYNFPPFSTGEVKRLRGVSRRELGHGNLARRALERMMPSQDTFGYVVRVVAETLESNGSSSMASVCAATLSMMDAGVPLKKPVAGIAMGLIKEGDTYKILSDILGSEDALGDMDFKVTGTHDGVTALQMDIKIKGITPEIMRAALEQARVGRRHILNLMDEVLSAPRSEVSKNAPRILTVQIPVDKIGAVIGPGGKQIRELEALGVQIDIEESGLVKIYSEEASAAEAVREQIEALTATPEVGKTYDGRVAKITEFGAFVTLFPGTDGLLHISQIAEERVHNIEDYLKVGDTLKVKIAGIDSRGKLDLVRPELEGKVPPRAGRTGSPRGGRPDGRNGGGRR comes from the coding sequence GTGAACATCCCCACCGCCAAACGCTACAGCACCCTCTTGGGAGGGCGCGAACTCATCATCGAGACGGGCAAATACGCCAAGCTCGTCGCGGGGAGCGTCACCGTGCGCTACGGCGACACGGTGGTGCTGGTGACCGCGCACATGTCGGACACCGCCGCCGACACCGACTTTTTACCCCTCACCGTCGAGTACGAAGAGCGCCACTACGCCATCGGTAAGATCCCGGGCTCGTTTCAGCGCCGCGAGGGGCGTCCCGGGACCCAAGCGACGCTCAACGCCCGCATCACCGACCGGCAGATCCGCCCGCTCTTCCCCAAGGGGTTGCGCAACGAGGTGCAGGTGATCATCACCGTGCTCTCGGCCGACCGCGAAAACGACCCCGCGATGATCGCCGCCATCGGCGCCTCGGCGGCGCTCTCGATCTCCAACATCCCCTGGGACGGCCCGACGGCGTGCGTCAGCGTCGGGTATGTGGACGGCCAGTACGTCCTCTACCCGAGCCTGCAGACGCTCGCCGACTCGCAGCTCGAGCTGACCGTGGCCGCCTCCGAAGACGCCGTGTTGATGGTCGAAGCGAGCGCCGACGAACTCCCCGAAGACACTATGGTCGGCGCGATCACCTTTGCCCAGCGCGAGATGCAGGGCGTGATCGAGCTCATCAAGCGGATGCGCGCGGAGATCGGTCAGGAAAAGCTCCCCGTCGAACCCCCGCTGAGCCCCTCGGAGGAGGACAAGGAGCGCCTGTACCAAGAGGCGGTCGCCGCGGGTCTTAAAGAGGTGCTCTTAACCCCCAGCAAAAAGGAGCGCAGCGCCAAGACAAAAGCCCTTCGCGACGCGCTCATCAGCAAGCACGTGCCGGAGGTCGCGAACGAGGAGGACGCGCGGCGCGTCGCGCTCCTTAAGGAGGCCTTTGCGAGCGCGGTGCAGCGCGAGTCGCGGCGGATGATCCTCGAGGAGGATCTGCGCGCCGACGGTCGGGCGCCAGAAGACATCCGCCCCATCTGGATCGAGGTCGGCGTGCTCCCCAAGACGCACGGCAGCGCCGTCTTTACCCGCGGCGAGACGCAGGTGCTGGGCGTCACCACGCTCGGCACCGGCAAAGACGACCGCTTGATCGACGACCTGGGGCTCGAGACCAGCGAGACGTTTATGCTGCACTACAACTTCCCGCCCTTCTCGACGGGGGAGGTCAAGCGGCTCCGGGGCGTGTCGCGGCGCGAGCTCGGCCACGGCAACTTAGCGCGGCGCGCGCTCGAGCGGATGATGCCCTCGCAAGACACCTTCGGCTACGTCGTGCGGGTCGTCGCCGAGACGTTAGAGAGCAACGGTTCGTCGTCGATGGCCTCGGTCTGCGCCGCGACGCTCTCGATGATGGACGCGGGCGTACCCCTCAAAAAGCCGGTCGCCGGTATCGCCATGGGGCTCATTAAAGAGGGCGACACCTACAAGATCCTCTCCGACATCCTGGGCTCCGAAGACGCGCTCGGCGACATGGACTTCAAGGTCACCGGTACCCACGACGGGGTCACGGCGCTGCAGATGGACATCAAGATTAAGGGCATCACCCCCGAGATCATGCGCGCGGCGCTCGAGCAGGCGCGGGTGGGGCGGCGCCACATCCTGAACCTCATGGACGAGGTTTTAAGCGCGCCGCGGAGCGAAGTCTCCAAAAACGCGCCGCGCATCCTCACGGTGCAGATCCCGGTCGACAAGATCGGCGCCGTGATCGGGCCCGGCGGCAAGCAGATCCGCGAGCTCGAGGCCCTGGGGGTGCAGATCGACATCGAAGAGAGCGGCCTCGTCAAGATCTACTCGGAGGAGGCGAGCGCCGCCGAAGCGGTCAGGGAGCAGATCGAAGCGCTCACCGCTACCCCCGAAGTCGGTAAGACCTACGACGGTCGGGTCGCCAAGATCACCGAGTTCGGCGCCTTCGTCACCCTCTTCCCCGGGACCGACGGGCTGCTGCACATCTCGCAGATCGCCGAGGAGCGGGTGCACAACATCGAGGACTACCTCAAGGTGGGCGACACGCTCAAGGTCAAAATCGCCGGCATCGACAGCCGCGGCAAGCTCGACCTCGTGCGCCCCGAACTCGAGGGCAAAGTGCCCCCCCGCGCGGGTCGCACCGGGAGTCCGCGCGGAGGCCGTCCCGACGGCCGTAACGGCGGTGGGCGCCGCTAA
- a CDS encoding MerR family transcriptional regulator, translated as MSTPTRDPSYSIREAARLSGLPESTLRYYEAIGLMGPVGRDPSSKHRRYTEADIDHAVSVACLSAMGMSIEDMRAYLRRREGGRGAAPAQLELFESYKQRLEEEARNLELRRRYIDAKIAYWRAVEAGDLERARAVGEAARSVRDALRASKAQLTRPEAQGEGAAVSR; from the coding sequence ATGAGCACGCCGACGAGGGACCCGAGCTATTCGATCCGGGAGGCGGCTCGCCTGAGCGGGCTGCCCGAGAGCACGCTGCGCTACTACGAGGCGATCGGCCTCATGGGGCCCGTCGGCCGCGACCCGAGCAGCAAGCACCGCCGGTACACGGAGGCCGACATCGACCACGCGGTCTCGGTGGCTTGCCTGAGCGCCATGGGCATGTCGATCGAGGACATGCGCGCCTACTTGCGCCGCCGCGAAGGGGGCAGGGGTGCGGCGCCGGCGCAGCTCGAGCTCTTCGAGAGCTACAAGCAGCGGCTCGAGGAGGAGGCCCGCAACCTCGAGCTGCGCCGGCGCTACATCGACGCCAAGATCGCCTATTGGCGGGCGGTCGAGGCGGGCGACCTCGAGCGGGCGCGCGCCGTCGGTGAAGCTGCCCGTTCGGTTCGCGACGCGTTAAGAGCGTCGAAGGCGCAGTTGACGAGGCCGGAAGCGCAAGGGGAGGGGGCTGCGGTATCGCGGTAA
- a CDS encoding aldo/keto reductase, with the protein MDYTKLGRSGLEVSRICLGCMGFGDATRWLHKWVLDEQSSRPVIRKALELGVNFFDTANVYSLGVSEEILGRALKDFAKRDEVVIATKVHGRMRDGPNGGGLSRKAILSEIERSLERLGTDYVDLYIIHRWDDETPIEETMAALHDVVRAGQARYIGASAMWAWQFQRALYVAEKRGLTRFISMQNHLNLLYREEEREMLPLCRAEGIGVTPYSPLASGRLARDWSADSSLRAATDEIAKSKYGATEDADRQVVARVAEVAAGHGVPRAQIALAWLLHKEPVAAPVVGATKLSHLEDAVGALAVKLTPEEVTYLEEPYVPHAVVGHR; encoded by the coding sequence GTGGACTACACGAAACTCGGCCGTAGCGGCCTAGAGGTGTCGCGCATCTGCCTCGGGTGCATGGGCTTTGGGGACGCCACGCGTTGGCTACACAAGTGGGTGCTCGACGAGCAGAGCAGCCGGCCGGTCATCCGTAAAGCGCTCGAGCTCGGCGTCAACTTTTTCGACACCGCCAACGTCTACTCCCTCGGGGTGAGCGAGGAGATCTTGGGGCGCGCCCTTAAAGACTTCGCCAAGCGCGACGAGGTCGTGATCGCTACCAAGGTGCACGGCAGGATGCGCGACGGGCCCAACGGCGGCGGGTTGTCGCGCAAGGCGATCTTAAGCGAGATCGAAAGGAGCCTCGAGCGGCTCGGGACGGACTACGTCGACCTCTACATCATCCACCGCTGGGACGACGAGACCCCCATCGAGGAGACGATGGCGGCGCTTCACGACGTGGTGCGAGCGGGTCAGGCCCGCTACATCGGGGCGTCGGCCATGTGGGCGTGGCAGTTTCAGCGGGCGCTTTACGTCGCCGAAAAGCGCGGCCTCACCCGCTTTATCTCCATGCAAAACCACCTCAACCTGCTCTACCGCGAAGAGGAGCGGGAGATGCTGCCCCTCTGCCGCGCCGAGGGGATCGGGGTGACGCCCTACAGCCCGCTCGCCTCCGGCCGCCTGGCCCGCGACTGGAGCGCGGACAGTTCGCTCCGCGCCGCAACTGACGAGATCGCCAAAAGCAAGTACGGCGCCACCGAAGACGCCGACCGACAGGTCGTGGCGCGGGTCGCAGAGGTCGCCGCGGGGCACGGGGTGCCGCGCGCGCAAATCGCCCTCGCCTGGCTTTTGCACAAAGAACCGGTAGCGGCCCCCGTCGTCGGGGCGACGAAGCTCAGCCACCTCGAGGACGCGGTCGGTGCGCTCGCGGTCAAGCTGACCCCGGAGGAGGTCACGTACCTCGAGGAGCCGTACGTGCCGCACGCGGTCGTCGGCCACCGGTAG
- a CDS encoding aldo/keto reductase: MSTTPSVTLNNGVEMPLLGFGVFQIPDAEVCERSVYAALRTGYRLIDTAAAYGNEAAVGNAIKRSGVARDELFVTTKLWIQDAGYERTKAAFERSLQRLGLAYLDLYLIHQPFGDVYGSWRAMEELYREGRVRAIGVSNFYPDRLMDLIIHHEIVPAVNQIETHPFHQQVETQQFLRDNGVQLEAWAPFAEGKHDVFNNEVLRSVASKYHKTVAQTILRWLTQRGVVAIPKSVRKERIEENFDVFDFDLDPEAMAAIGTLDTKTSSFFDHRDPEVVKRLGRARRDT; this comes from the coding sequence GTGTCAACGACCCCGTCGGTAACCCTCAATAACGGTGTGGAGATGCCTTTGTTGGGCTTCGGTGTTTTTCAGATACCGGACGCCGAGGTGTGCGAAAGGAGCGTCTATGCGGCACTACGCACAGGCTACCGCCTGATCGACACCGCCGCCGCATACGGCAACGAGGCGGCGGTCGGTAACGCCATCAAACGCAGTGGCGTAGCCCGAGACGAGCTGTTCGTCACCACCAAGCTCTGGATTCAAGATGCTGGGTATGAGCGTACCAAGGCGGCGTTTGAACGGTCGCTGCAGCGTCTGGGCTTAGCGTATCTCGACCTGTATCTCATCCACCAGCCCTTCGGGGACGTCTACGGTTCCTGGCGGGCGATGGAGGAGCTTTACCGGGAGGGTAGGGTACGCGCCATTGGGGTCAGCAACTTCTACCCTGATCGGTTGATGGACTTGATCATACACCACGAGATCGTCCCGGCGGTAAACCAGATTGAGACGCACCCCTTTCATCAGCAGGTCGAAACGCAGCAGTTTTTGCGGGACAACGGGGTACAGCTCGAGGCCTGGGCACCCTTCGCCGAGGGCAAGCACGACGTGTTCAACAACGAGGTGTTGCGCTCCGTTGCGAGCAAGTATCACAAAACCGTGGCGCAGACCATTCTGCGTTGGCTGACCCAGCGCGGGGTCGTGGCGATCCCCAAGTCGGTCCGCAAGGAACGCATCGAGGAGAACTTCGACGTGTTCGACTTCGACCTGGACCCGGAAGCCATGGCGGCGATCGGGACGCTCGACACCAAGACCAGCAGCTTCTTCGACCACCGCGACCCGGAGGTCGTGAAGCGGCTGGGAAGAGCGAGGCGCGACACGTGA
- a CDS encoding ribonuclease J, whose translation MNRTRKHPAGAKGSAGRSTDKEAAQSAPKALRIIPLGGMGEIGKNMFAVEYEDEILLIDGGLAFPDADMLGVDILVPKIDYVVENAARVKGWVLTHGHEDHIGGIPYMLKLLPKIPMYGAKLTLGLLRGKFEEFKLKESDADLREISTDERIKISKYFTVDFFRMTHSIPDNSGLIIHTPLGRVVHSGDFKLDYNPADGKTSHLHKLAQAGQEGVLALISDSTNAERPGYTPSERDVMNGFEQLVKDAKGRVIVTTFASHIHRLQNFIRVAERYDRRVIVEGRSMVKNTRIAQELGYLETKHPLASPDDLAELADDKILFLCTGSQGQPMAALSRLAAGTHKKISLKPGDTVILSSNPIPGNEEAVGRVINQLYARGVNVFYPPTYRVHASGHASQEELKLILDLTRPKFFIPWHGEVRHQLNHQKLAAGMATPPLKSVIAENGDILELTRNDLKKVGQVDAGVLYIDAVGKSSEEITEPIIRDRQTLSSEGVVVIMALAGRNPSVEVITRGVSQNHRELNSEIEKIALENLKRGVREKRTLSDIRDDIFYPVRRYLRKTTGRNPLIVPTVIEG comes from the coding sequence ATGAACCGAACCCGTAAACACCCCGCCGGCGCGAAGGGAAGCGCCGGGCGGAGCACCGACAAAGAAGCCGCGCAGAGCGCCCCCAAAGCGCTCCGCATCATCCCCTTGGGGGGCATGGGCGAGATCGGCAAAAACATGTTCGCCGTCGAGTACGAAGATGAGATCCTGCTCATCGACGGCGGCCTCGCGTTTCCCGACGCCGACATGCTGGGCGTCGACATCCTGGTACCCAAGATCGACTACGTGGTCGAAAACGCCGCGCGCGTCAAGGGCTGGGTGCTGACCCACGGTCACGAGGACCACATCGGCGGCATCCCCTACATGCTCAAACTGCTCCCCAAGATCCCCATGTACGGCGCCAAGCTGACCCTGGGGCTACTGCGCGGCAAGTTCGAGGAGTTCAAGCTCAAAGAGAGCGACGCCGATCTGCGCGAGATCTCGACCGATGAGCGCATCAAGATCTCCAAGTACTTTACCGTCGACTTTTTCCGGATGACGCACTCCATCCCCGACAACTCGGGGCTGATTATCCACACCCCCTTGGGCCGCGTCGTGCACTCGGGCGACTTCAAGCTCGACTACAACCCCGCCGACGGCAAGACGAGCCACCTGCACAAGCTCGCCCAAGCCGGGCAAGAGGGGGTCTTGGCGCTCATCTCGGATTCGACCAACGCCGAACGCCCCGGTTACACCCCGAGCGAGCGCGACGTGATGAACGGCTTTGAGCAGCTCGTCAAAGACGCCAAGGGCCGGGTGATCGTCACCACCTTCGCCTCGCACATCCACAGGTTGCAGAACTTTATCCGCGTCGCCGAACGCTACGACCGCCGGGTGATCGTCGAGGGGCGCTCGATGGTCAAAAACACCCGCATCGCGCAGGAGCTCGGCTACCTAGAGACCAAACACCCCCTAGCCAGCCCCGACGACCTCGCCGAACTCGCCGACGACAAGATCCTGTTTCTCTGCACCGGCTCTCAGGGGCAGCCGATGGCCGCCCTTTCGCGGCTCGCCGCGGGCACCCACAAGAAGATCAGCCTCAAACCGGGCGACACCGTGATCCTGTCATCGAACCCCATCCCCGGCAACGAGGAGGCGGTCGGGCGGGTCATCAACCAGCTCTACGCGCGCGGGGTCAACGTCTTCTACCCCCCCACCTACCGCGTGCACGCTTCGGGGCACGCCTCGCAAGAGGAGCTCAAGCTCATCTTGGACCTCACGAGACCCAAGTTCTTTATCCCGTGGCACGGCGAGGTGCGGCACCAGCTCAACCACCAAAAGCTCGCCGCGGGGATGGCGACGCCGCCCCTAAAGAGCGTCATCGCGGAAAACGGCGACATCTTGGAGCTCACCCGCAACGACCTCAAAAAGGTCGGGCAGGTCGACGCCGGCGTGCTCTACATCGACGCGGTCGGCAAGAGCAGCGAGGAGATCACCGAACCGATCATCCGCGACCGGCAGACGCTCTCCTCGGAGGGCGTGGTGGTCATCATGGCGCTCGCCGGGCGCAACCCCTCGGTCGAGGTCATCACCCGCGGGGTGTCGCAAAACCACCGCGAGCTCAACAGCGAGATCGAAAAGATCGCGCTCGAGAACCTTAAGCGCGGCGTCCGCGAAAAGCGCACCCTGTCCGACATCCGCGACGACATCTTCTACCCCGTGCGCCGCTATTTGCGCAAGACCACGGGCCGAAACCCGCTCATCGTACCGACGGTGATCGAGGGCTAA
- the coaA gene encoding type I pantothenate kinase, whose protein sequence is MPVSPYLHFDRAAWSELRNATPLTLSAEDVAQLRGLNEALSLDEVAEVYLPLSRLLNLYVAKAQELFRVTDAFLGKPAAMVPFVIGIAGSVAVGKSTTARVLQALLSRWPDHPKVDLVTTDGFLYPNRVLEARGLMRRKGFPESYDQRRLLRFVADIKSGREGVTAPVYSHLSYDIVPDEVITVSKPDILILEGLNVLQRGGAERAFVSDFFDFSIYVDADEALLHSWYTERFLKLKETAFRRPESYFHHLASLSDERAREVASSIWREINLVNLRENIAPTRERARLILRKGADHRVQAVHLRKL, encoded by the coding sequence ATGCCCGTCTCCCCCTACCTGCACTTCGACCGCGCGGCTTGGTCCGAGCTGCGTAACGCGACCCCGCTGACGCTCTCGGCCGAGGACGTCGCGCAGCTACGCGGCCTCAACGAGGCGCTCTCTTTAGACGAGGTCGCCGAGGTCTACCTGCCGCTGTCGCGGCTTCTCAACCTCTACGTCGCCAAAGCGCAGGAGCTCTTTCGGGTCACCGACGCGTTTTTGGGCAAACCGGCGGCGATGGTGCCCTTCGTCATCGGTATCGCGGGCAGCGTGGCGGTCGGCAAGAGCACCACCGCGCGCGTGCTGCAGGCGCTGCTGTCGCGCTGGCCCGACCACCCCAAGGTCGACCTGGTGACCACCGACGGCTTTCTCTACCCCAACCGCGTGCTCGAGGCGCGCGGCCTCATGCGCCGCAAGGGGTTTCCGGAGTCCTATGACCAGCGCCGTCTGCTCCGCTTCGTGGCCGACATCAAGTCGGGCCGCGAGGGGGTCACTGCGCCCGTCTATTCACACCTCAGCTACGACATCGTGCCCGACGAGGTGATCACCGTGTCAAAACCCGACATCTTGATCCTGGAGGGGCTTAACGTGCTGCAGCGGGGCGGGGCGGAGCGGGCCTTCGTCTCCGACTTTTTCGACTTCTCCATCTACGTCGACGCCGACGAGGCGCTCTTACACAGCTGGTACACCGAGCGCTTTTTGAAACTTAAAGAGACGGCCTTTAGGCGCCCCGAATCGTACTTTCACCACCTCGCGTCGCTTTCGGATGAGCGTGCGCGGGAGGTCGCCTCGAGCATCTGGCGCGAGATCAACCTGGTGAACTTGCGCGAAAACATCGCCCCGACCCGTGAGCGCGCGCGGCTCATCCTGCGCAAAGGGGCGGACCACCGCGTGCAGGCGGTGCATCTGCGCAAGCTCTAG
- a CDS encoding sulfotransferase family 2 domain-containing protein: MSGLYGGASGLFWQLPYGLRRNAARVAFPRRYAALQRLRSPEAGGALAPFFRHRCLFIHVPKAAGLSVGKGLFGAATGHHRTVAGYQLLLSRSEFEAFFKFAFVRNPWDRLASAFFFLKSGGLHDTDARWAAEHLAPYATFEAFVTGWVNRHNVHSWVHFRPQHHYLCLPGRRELLLDFVGFFENLASDYELIRARLGTGEPLPAENVTRARRDFRELYTPEMREIVARVYREDIALLGYTFDNSSLAAQLARRPAL; this comes from the coding sequence GTGAGCGGGCTTTACGGGGGCGCCTCGGGCCTCTTTTGGCAGCTCCCTTATGGCCTGCGCCGCAACGCCGCGCGCGTCGCCTTCCCGCGCCGCTACGCGGCGCTGCAGCGGCTGCGCTCGCCCGAAGCGGGGGGGGCGTTGGCGCCCTTTTTCAGGCACCGCTGCCTCTTTATCCACGTGCCGAAAGCCGCGGGGCTCTCGGTCGGCAAGGGGCTCTTCGGCGCGGCGACCGGCCACCACCGCACGGTCGCCGGGTATCAGCTGCTCCTTAGCCGCAGCGAGTTCGAGGCCTTTTTCAAGTTCGCCTTCGTGCGCAACCCCTGGGACCGCCTCGCCTCCGCCTTTTTCTTCCTTAAAAGCGGGGGGCTCCACGACACCGACGCGCGCTGGGCGGCCGAGCACCTCGCCCCCTACGCCACCTTCGAGGCGTTCGTCACGGGTTGGGTCAACCGTCACAACGTCCACAGCTGGGTGCACTTTAGGCCGCAGCACCACTACCTCTGCCTCCCCGGACGACGGGAGCTGCTGCTTGACTTCGTGGGCTTTTTTGAAAACCTGGCGAGCGACTACGAGCTCATCCGTGCGCGCCTCGGCACCGGCGAGCCGCTGCCGGCCGAGAACGTCACCCGCGCGCGCCGCGACTTCCGCGAGCTCTACACCCCCGAGATGCGCGAGATCGTCGCGCGGGTCTACCGCGAGGACATCGCGCTGTTGGGCTACACCTTCGACAACAGCTCGCTCGCGGCGCAGCTCGCTCGGCGCCCCGCGCTTTAG